The following coding sequences lie in one Arabidopsis thaliana chromosome 3, partial sequence genomic window:
- a CDS encoding ARM repeat superfamily protein (ARM repeat superfamily protein; FUNCTIONS IN: protein binding; LOCATED IN: chloroplast, vacuole; EXPRESSED IN: 22 plant structures; EXPRESSED DURING: 13 growth stages; CONTAINS InterPro DOMAIN/s: U3 small nucleolar RNA-associated protein 10 (InterPro:IPR022125), BP28, C-terminal (InterPro:IPR012954), Armadillo-type fold (InterPro:IPR016024); Has 648 Blast hits to 415 proteins in 193 species: Archae - 0; Bacteria - 6; Metazoa - 222; Fungi - 268; Plants - 71; Viruses - 0; Other Eukaryotes - 81 (source: NCBI BLink).) has translation MSSSIVSQLQALKSVLQADTEPSKRPFTRPSILFSPKEAADFDIESIYELGLKGLEVLGNKDERFKNYMNDLFSHKSKEIDRELLGKEENARIDSSISSYLRLLSGYLQFRASLETLEYLIRRYKIHIYNLEDVVLCALPYHDTHAFVRIVQLLSTGNSKWKFLDGVKNSGAPPPRSVIVQQCIRDKQVLEALCDYASRTKKYQPSKPVVSFSTAVVVGVLGSVPTVDGDIVKTILPFVDSGLQSGVKGCLDQQAGALMVVGMLANRAVLNTNLIKRLMRSIIDIGREHAKESSDPHSLRLSLMALINFVQLQSVDLIPRKALDLFNEIRDISGVLLGLSKEFNIKRFLAVLLDSLLFYSSSDDKCCEVLASIIETVPVSNLVDHLISKVFSLCMTQYQKNSDFRSSTSGSWAKKFLVVVSKKYPAELRAAVPKFLEATEVQSKKEDLKLEMLSCMLDGNSDMSHPFVDSKLWFRLHHPRAAVRCAALSSLNGVLKDDSSKAENLVTIQDAILRQLWDDDLAVVQAALSFDKLPNIITSSGLLDALLHVVKRCVGILVSGVSHNVQLAVDVVALSLKIAVSSFGNQTDSTEKVTSAMFPFLLIQPKTWNLNLLVLKLGKDVNWPLFKNLAADDGMKKLPDIMSTNLSSISMDIINDLGEALSLDPDERRIELIERACNYKLSEVLETCSNIKCSEQDRNKLQKGLLIRESVSALNIDVINKLVEAFMMHPADYIQWLTVSCRDSTLSKTLFYMILMHSLQKMNSSSDPSQLLDLFELCFPVLKTEWEELEVEVDVSLKELSKSNCQELLYQLLDTSDFTALNSKVLICLFWKLGESFIKLEPAHDASVLNKRLSSGLEDLFFFFATTRLRHVFKEHLHFRVREAKVCPVLFLSRLISREDVPPLVQIESLRCFSYLCSSGNNEWLIQVFSSFPVLLVPMSSDNQDVKAAAINCIEALFNLRAAIYGSSFDELLGMIVQQRRLILSDNKFFASYLTSLLSSTTNDLLVPVGLQKRFDQSTKENILSVILLCAEDLPAYGKLRVLSLLKDLGIMLMRDEIVKLLSQLLDKRSQYYYKLDKTSQPLSDTEVDLLCLLLECSMMRTSSFKGQSLDDHILSALNVDCMASERPAVISPCLTILEKLSNRFYDELQTDVQIRFFHKLVSMFRSSNGSIQNGAKEAVLRLKLSSSTVVLALDRITQQDTLVIGSLSKKKKQKKNSKSCPEEDINSEEFRSGEKALSFIASLLDMLLLKKDLTHRESLIRPLFKLLQRSMSKEWVKIAFSIEETSLQPPQDVRETTPTFISSIQQTLLLILKDIFDSLNMNPLKAEVANEINVKMLVELAHSSNDGVTRNHIFSLFTAIVKFVPDKVLDHIISILTLVGESTVTQIDSHSKSIFEGFISMVIPFWLSKTKSEEQLLQIFVKVLPDIVEHRRRSIVAYLLGVIGERNGLPALLVLLFKSLISRKDSAWLGNANVSESFASIVKKEWEYSFAMEICEQYSSSTWLSSLVILLQTISKDSKQCFLQMRLVLEFVFQKLQDPEFAFAVSLEPRNNVSVGIQQELQELMKCCICLLQAIDAKKEKDVTSSVRNEIRMRIHDVLMTVTGAMDLSIYFRVVTSLLQQQTDYNGTKKVLGLISERAKDTSSSKMKHKRKISNQKGRNSWLNLDEVAVDSFGKMCEEIVHLINATDDESGVPVKRAAISTLEVLAGRFPSGHPIFRKCLAAVAECISSKNLGVSSSCLRTTGALINVLGPKALIELPCIMKNLVKQSLEVSFASQSGRNATAEEQLLMLSVLVTLEAVIDKLGGFLNPHLGDIMKIMVLHPEYVSDFDKNLKSKANAIRRLLTDKIPVRLTLQPLLRIYNEAVSSGNASLVIAFNMLEDLVVKMDRSSIVSSHGKIFDQCLVALDIRRLNPAAIQNIDDAERSVTSAMVALTKKLTESEFRPLFIRSIDWAESDVVDGSGSENKSIDRAISFYGLVDRLCESHRSIFVPYFKYVLDGIVAHLTTAEASVSTRKKKKAKIQQTSDSIQPKSWHLRALVLSCLKNCFLHDTGSLKFLDTNNFQVLLKPIVSQLVVEPPSSLKEHPHVPSVDEVDDLLVSCIGQMAVASGSDLLWKPLNHEVLMQTRSESVRSRMLSLRSVKQMLDNLKEEYLVLLAETIPFLAELLEDVELSVKSLAQDIIKQMEEMSGESLAEYL, from the exons GattcatatatacaacttGGAAGATGTGGTTCTATGCGCCTTGCCATACCATGACACACATGCCTTTGTCCGCATTGTTCAACTGCTTTCTACTGG AAATTCCAAGTGGAAATTTCTGGATGGTGTTAAAAATTCAGGTGCTCCACCTCCTAGATCGGTTATCGTTCAGCAATGTATACGTGATAAACAAGTTTTGGAGGCCTTGTGTGACTAT GCATCTCGTACTAAGAAGTATCAGCCTTCAAAACCTGTGGTTAGCTTCTCCACCGCAGTTGTTGTTGGGGTGCTCGGTTCAGTTCCAACTGTTGATGGAGATATTGTAAAGACGATTTTGCCATTTGTGGACTCTGGTCTTCAATCTGGTGTGAAAGGATGTTTAGATCAACAG GCTGGAGCGTTAATGGTTGTTGGCATGTTGGCAAACAGAGCTGTGCTAAATACTAATCTTATCAAGCGCTTGATGAGGTCCATCATCGACATTGGTCGTGAACATGCCAAGGAATCTTCTGACCCGCATTCGCTTCGATTGTCACTTATGGCCTTGATCAATTTTGTTCAG CTGCAATCTGTGGACTTGATCCCAAGGAAAGCATTGGATCTTTTTAACGAAATAAG AGATATTTCTGGTGTTCTTTTAGGCTTGTCCAAAGAGTTCAACATCAAAAGATTCCTGGCAGTGCTACTGgattctttacttttttacaG TTCGTCTGATGATAAATGCTGCGAAGTTTTAGCTTCAATAATTGAGACTGTTCCCGTAAGCAATTTGGTTGATCATTTGATCTCCAAGGTTTTCTCTTTATGTATGACACAATACCAGAAGAACAGTGATTTTAGATCTTCTACATCTG GAAGCTGGGCCAAGAAATTTCTGGTTGTTGTAAGCAAGAAGTATCCTGCTGAACTACGTGCCGCAGTTCCTAAATTTTTAGAG GCTACTGAAGTTCAGTCGAAGAAAGAGGATTTAAAGCTAGAGATGTTGTCTTGTATGCTGGATGGGAATTCAGACATGTCTCACCCGTTTGTGGATTCAAAATTGTGGTTCCGGCTCCACCATCCCAGG GCTGCTGTACGTTGTGCCGCGCTTTCTAGTCTAAATGGTGTTCTCAAGGATGATAGCTCTAAAGCAGAG AACCTTGTCACAATTCAGGATGCTATACTGCGTCAGCTTTGGGATGATGATCTGGCTGTTGTTCAGGCTGCCCTCTCTTTCGATAAGTTGCCCAATATAATAACCTCTTCTGGTCTTCTGGATGCTTTGCTTCATGTGGTGAAACGATGTGTTGGCATTCTCGTATCAG GAGTATCACATAATGTTCAACTGGCAGTTGATGTTGTTGCTTTGTCTCTTAAAATTGCTGTCTCAAGCTTCGGTAATCAAACAGACTCTACTGAGAAAGTTACCTCTGCAATGTTCCCATTTCTCTTAATTCAGCCGAAG ACGTGGAATTTAAATCTACTTGTGCTAAAGTTGGGAAAGGATGTTAACTGGCCACTTTTCAAGAATCTTGCTGCTGATGATGGAATG AAAAAGCTCCCCGATATCATGTCTACAAACTTATCCTCAATTAGCATGGATATTATTAACGATTTGGGAGAAGCACTCTCCTTGGATCCTGATGAGCGTAGGATTGAGCTTATTGAGAGAGCGTGCAACTATAAGCTCTCTGAAGTTTTGGAAACATGCAGCAATATCAAATGTTCAGAACAGGATCGTAACAAGTTGCAG AAGGGACTACTGATCCGTGAAAGTGTGTCCGCATTGAACATAGATGTCATTAACAAGCTGGTGGAAGCATTTATGATGCACCCTGCTGATTATATTCAGTGGCTTACTGTCAGTTGCCGAGATTCCACCTTGTCAAAGACActgttttatatgattttgatgcATTCCCTGCAGAAGATGAATTCTTCATCTG ACCCTAGTCAACTTTTGGATCTTTTCGAACTTTGCTTTCCTGTTTTGAAGACTGAGTGGGAAGAACTTGAGGTCGAGGTTGATGTTTCTCTGAAAGAG CTGTCGAAAAGCAACTGCCAAGAACTCCTATATCAACTCCTTGATACCTCTGATTTTACTGCTCTGAATTCGAAGGTTCTGATATGCTTGTTTTGGAAGTTGGGCGAGTCATTCATTAAACTTGAACCTGCCCACGATGCTTCG GTTTTGAACAAAAGGTTATCTAGCGGACTTgaggatttgtttttcttttttgcaacAACTCGGTTGCGGCATGTCTTCAAGGAACACCTTCATTTCCGTGTGAGAGAAGCCAAAGTCTGTCCTGTTTTGTTTCTATCCCGACTGATCTCACGAGAAG ATGTTCCTCCTCTTGTCCAAATTGAAAGTCTCAGATGTTTTTCGTATCTTTGCTCTAGCGGGAATAATGAATGGTTGATTCAAGTTTTTTCAAGCTTTCCTGTACTTTTGGTTCCCATGTCAAGTGATAATCAG GACGTTAAAGCAGCTGCCATTAATTGTATCGAGGCACTCTTCAACCTTCG TGCTGCAATCTACGGTAGTTCTTTTGATGAACTTTTGGGAATGATCGTGCAACAAAGGAGGCTTATATTGTCAGACAATAAGTTTTTCGCATCGTACTTGACATCGTTGCTCAGTTCAACCACTAATGACCTTCTAGTGCCAGTTGGCCTGCAAAAAAG GTTTGATCAatccacaaaagaaaacattcttTCGGTCATTTTATTGTGTGCGGAAGACCTACCTGCTTATGGGAAG CTAAGAGTCCTATCTTTGCTAAAAGATCTGGGCATCATGCTTATGCGTGATGAAATTGTTAAGTTATTGTCTCAACTTCTTGATAAACGTAGTCAATACTACTATAAGCTGGACAAAACTTCCCAGCCATTATCAGACACTGAGGTCGATTTATTATGCCTTCTTCTGGAG TGCTCCATGATGCGAACATCATCGTTTAAAGGGCAGTCTCTTGATGATCATATACTGAGCGCATTGAAT GTGGATTGTATGGCTTCAGAACGTCCTGCTGTTATTTCTCCTTGTCTTACCATTTTGGAGAAGCTAAGCAATCGATTTTATGATGAACTGCAGACTGATGTTCAG ATTCGTTTCTTCCACAAACTTGTGTCTATGTTTCGAAGTTCAAATGGCAGTATACAAAATGGTGCCAAAGAAGCTGTCTTACGCCTGAAG ctttcttcttcaacggTGGTCCTTGCTCTTGATCGTATCACTCAGCAGGATACTCTTGTTATTGGTTCTttgagcaagaagaagaaacagaagaaaaattcaaagtcATGTCCAGAAGAAGACATAAATAGCGAGGAATTTCGAAGTGGGGAAAAGGCTCTCTCTTTCATTGCCTCATTACTTGACATGCTGCTTCTCAAGAAAGATCTAACTCACAG GGAGTCCCTCATAAGGCCCTTGTTTAAGCTCCTACAAAGATCCATGTCTAAAGAATGGGTGAAAATTGCTTTTTCAATTGAGGAAACGTCACTCCAGCCTCCACAGGATGTTCGTGAAACAACTCCTACCTTTATTTCTTCCATCCAACAGACTCTGCTCTTAATCCTGAAAGATATTTTTGATTCTCTGAATATGAATCCTTTGAAG GCTGAAGTAGcaaatgaaatcaatgtcaAAATGCTGGTTGAGTTGGCTCATTCATCAAATGATGGAGTCACACGGAACCATATCTTCTCCTTGTTCACTGCAATTGTTAAATTTGTCCCTGATAAGGTTTTGGACCATATTATCAGCATACTTACACTTGTTGGTGAATCAACTGTGACACAG ATTGATAGTCACTCGAAGTCTATCTTTGAGGGGTTTATATCAATGGTCATTCCATTTTGGCTGTCTAAGACTAAGAGTGAGGAGCAGTTGTTACAG atttttgtgAAAGTCTTACCTGATATTGTTGAGCATAGAAGGCGTTCAATTGTAGCTTACTTGCTGGG AGTTATCGGTGAACGAAATGGCTTGCCTGCTTTGCTTGTCCTCTTATTTAAGTCTTTGATTTCAAGAAAAGACTCAGCTTGGCTTGGTAATGCCAACGTTTCTGAAAGTTTTGCTTCCATTGTTAAAAAAGAATGGGAGTATTCTTTTGCCATGGAAATATGTGAACAATATTCTTCTTCGACGTGGCTCTCATCCTTGGTCATACTTCTTCAAACTATCAGCAAAGACAGTAAACAATGTTTCTTACAGATGCGGCTTGTATTAGAATTTGTATTCCAGAAATTGCAAGACCCGGAATTTGCATTTGCAGTCTCACTGGAACCAAGAAATAATGTTTCTGTTGGCATCCAG cAAGAACTACAAGAGCTTATGAAGTGTTGTATATGTCTCCTGCAAGCTATTGATGcgaaaaaggagaaagatgTGACTTCTTCAGTTAGAAATGAAATCAGAATGCGTATACATGATGTCTTAATGACTGTTACGGGAGCCATGGATCTGTCTATATATTTCAGGGTTGTTACTAGCTTGCTTCAGCAGCAGACAGATTATAATGGGACGAAAAAG GTACTTGGACTTATAAGTGAGAGAGCTAAGGACACCTCATCTTCTAAAATGAAACACAAGAGAAAGATTTCCAatcaaaaaggaagaaattcTTGGTTGAACTTGGATGAGGTTGCTGTTGATTCTTTCGGGAAGATGTGTGAGGAGATTGTCCATCTGATTAATGCGACAGATGATGAGTCAGGTGTTCCAGTAAAACGAGCTGCCATTTCTACACTGGAAGTTTTGGCTGGCAGGTTTCCATCTGGTCATCCAATCTTCAGGAAATGCCTTGCAGCTGTTGCAGAATGCATCAGTTCAAAGAATTTGGGAGTCTCGTCCAGCTGTCTTCGAACAACTGGTGCACTGATCAATGTTCTTGGACCAAAGGCGCTCATTGAACTTCCATGCATAATGAAGAATTTGGTAAAACAGTCGCTTGAAGTATCATTTGCATCCCAGAGTGGTCGAAACGCAACAGCTGAAGAACAGTTGCTTATGCTGTCTGTTCTAGTCACTTTGGAAGCAGTGATTGATAAACTTGGAGGTTTCCTAAATCCTCATCTTGGAGATATTATGAAAATCATGGTGCTACATCCTGAATATGTATCTGACTTCGACAAGAATCTCAAGTCCAAAGCCAATGCCATTAGGAGGCTCCTTACTGATAAAATACCT GTTCGTCTCACTCTGCAACCACTTCTACGAATATACAATGAGGCTGTTAGTTCTGGGAATGCAAGCTTGGTGATTGCTTTTAATATGTTAGAAGATCTGGTTGTGAAAATGGATAGATCATCTATCGTTAGCAGCCATGGGAAGATTTTTGATCAGTGCTTAGTTGCCCTTGATATTCGACGTCTAAATCCAGCAGCAATTCAGAACATTGATGATGCTGAGAGAAGTGTAACTAGCGCAATGGTTGCTCTCACAAAGAAGCTAACGGAGTCCGAGTTCAGACCTCTCTTTATTAGGAGTATTGATTGGGCAGAGTCAGATGTTGTTGACGGATCAGGGAGTGAAAACAAGAGCATCGACCGAGCTATATCTTTCTATGGTCTGGTGGATCGACTCTGTGAGAGTCACAG GTCCATCTTTGTACCGTATTTCAAATACGTGCTTGATGGTATTGTAGCACATCTCACCACTGCTGAAGCTTCTGTTTCAActaggaagaaaaagaaagccaAAATTCAGCAAACTTCTGACTCTATACAACCAAAAAGCTGGCATCTTAGGGCATTAGTTCTTTCTTGCTTGAAGAATTGTTTTCTGCATGATACCGGCAGCTTGAAGTTTCTGGATACAAATAACTTCCAG GTGCTACTTAAGCCTATTGTATCACAGCTTGTTGTTGAACCTCCATCTTCTTTAAAGGAGCACCCACATGTACCATCTGTGGATGAGGTTGATGATTTATTGGTTTCATGCATCGGTCAAATGGCAGTAGCCTCAGGCTCTGACCTCCTCTGGAAACCGCTGAACCACGAG GTGCTAATGCAAACGAGGAGTGAGAGTGTACGGTCAAGGATGTTGAGTTTGAGAAGTGTGAAACAGATGCTGGATAATCTGAAAGAAGAGTATCTTGTGTTGCTTGCTGAAACCATTCCATTCTTGGCTGAGCTACTAGAAGACGTCGAGCTATCTGTTAAATCTTTGGCTCAAGATATTATCAAACAAATGGAAGAGATGAGCGGTGAAAGTCTGGCGGAATACCTCTGA
- the REP gene encoding Rab escort protein (Rab escort protein (REP); FUNCTIONS IN: RAB GDP-dissociation inhibitor activity; INVOLVED IN: intracellular protein transport, regulation of GTPase activity, protein transport; LOCATED IN: cellular_component unknown; EXPRESSED IN: 22 plant structures; EXPRESSED DURING: 13 growth stages; CONTAINS InterPro DOMAIN/s: Rab GTPase activator (InterPro:IPR002005), Rab protein geranylgeranyltransferase component A, eukaryota (InterPro:IPR016664), Yeast Mrs6p protein (InterPro:IPR000632), GDP dissociation inhibitor (InterPro:IPR018203); BEST Arabidopsis thaliana protein match is: guanosine nucleotide diphosphate dissociation inhibitor 1 (TAIR:AT2G44100.1); Has 1226 Blast hits to 1117 proteins in 247 species: Archae - 0; Bacteria - 2; Metazoa - 578; Fungi - 292; Plants - 178; Viruses - 0; Other Eukaryotes - 176 (source: NCBI BLink).) — protein sequence MIDIPPYPPLDPSNYDLIVVGTGVSESVLAAAASSSGSSVLHLDPNPFYGSHFASLSLPDLTSFLHSNSVSPPPSPSSPPLPPSNNHDFISVDLVNRSLYSSVEISSFESEILEEHSRRFNVDLAGPRVVFCADESINLMLKSGANNYVEFKSIDASFVGDSSGELRNVPDSRAAIFKDKSLTLLEKNQLMKFFKLVQSHLASSTEKDDSTTVKISEEDMESPFVDFLSKMRLPPKIKSIILYAIAMLDYDQDNTETCRHLLKTKEGIDRLALYITSMGRFSNALGALIYPIYGQGELPQAFCRRAAVKGCIYVLRMPITALLLDKETGGYKGVRLASGQEIFSQKLILDPCVTVGLESLSSLTDQQNETLSVLVPKSMINKEKIARGVCVIRGSVKANVSNALVVYPPKSLFPEQLTAIRVLQLGSGLAVCPADMHVLYLSTLCDNDDQGIKALLSAMSNLISLPVPENRQSDSVVENDTSETKPILLWRALYVQELVKGEFGGTISSMPSPDGNLNYNEIVESAVKLYEKLMGSEELFKEETSPAENTTEEENDGGVEIED from the exons ATGATCGACATCCCTCCTTACCCGCCGCTTGATCCTTCCAACTACGATCTCATTGTCGTCGGCACCGGAGTCTCTGAGTCCGTCTTAGCCGCCGCTGCTTCCTCCTCCGGTAGTTCTGTTCTCCACCTCGACCCTAACCCCTTCTACGGCTCTCACTTCGCCTCTCTTTCCCTTCCCGATCTCACTTCTTTCCTTCACTCAAACTCCgtttctcctcctccgtcgCCGTCATCTCCTCCTCTCCCTCCGTCAAACAACCATGATTTTATCTCCGTGGATCTCGTTAACCGATCCTTGTATTCCTCCGTGGAGATTTCGAGCTTCGAATCGGAGATCCTCGAAGAACACTCTAGAAGATTCAACGTTGACTTGGCTGGTCCTAGGGTTGTCTTCTGTGCCGATGAATCAATTAATCTCATGCTGAAATCAGGAGCTAACAACTACGTTGAGTTCAAGAGCATCGATGCCAGCTTCGTTGGGGATTCGAGCGGTGAGCTACGAAATGTGCCGGATTCGAGAGCTGCTATATTCAAGGACAAGAGCTTGACTCTGTTGGAGAAGAATCAGCTCATGAAATTCTTCAAGCTTGTTCAAAGTCACTTGGCTTCTTCTACCGAAAAAGATGATTCAACAACAGTCAAGATATCGGAGGAAGATATGGAGAGTCCATTTGTGGACTTCTTGTCAAAGATGCGTTTACCACCCAAAATCAAATC GATCATCTTGTATGCCATTGCGATGCTAGATTATGATCAAGACAATACGGAAACTTGTAGACATTTACTCAAGACCAAAGAGGGGATAGATCGATTGGCTCTATACATCACATCTATGGGCAG GTTTTCTAACGCACTTGGGGCGTTGATATACCCAATTTATGGACAAGGAGAACTTCCACAAGCCTTTTGTCGTCGGGCTGCTGTCAAAGGATGTATCTAT GTTCTCCGGATGCCTATTACTGCTCTGCTTTTAGACAAG GAAACTGGGGGTTACAAAGGGGTTAGATTAGCTTCTGGTCAAGAGATATTCAGCCAAAAGTTGATTCTGGATCCATGTGTTACTGTTGGATTAGAGTCTCTGTCGTCATTGACAGATCAGCAAAATGAAACTCTCAGTGTTCTTGTCCCAAAGTCGATGATCAATAAGGAGAAAATTGCAAGAGGAGTATGCGTCATTAGAGGTTCTGTGAAAGCTAATGTATCAAACGCTCTTGTCGTTTATCCACCTAAAT CTTTGTTTCCAGAACAGCTAACTGCAATTCGGGTTCTGCAGCTTGGTAGTGGTTTAGCGGTTTGTCCTGCTGACAT GCATGTTTTATATCTTTCAACTTTGTGCGACAATGATGACCAAGGGATAAAGGCGCTATTATCAGCCATGAGTAATCTCATCAGTTTGCCTGTTCCCGAGAATCGTCAAAGCGATTCCGTTGTTGAGAATGATACTTCTGAGACAAAACCTATTCTACTCTGGAGAGCACTGTACGTGCAAGAGCTAGTCAAG GGTGAATTTGGAGGTACGATCAGTTCCATGCCTAGTCCAGATGGAAACTTGAACTACAATGAGATAGTGGAATCAGCCGTGAAG CTATATGAAAAGCTCATGGGGAGTGAAGAATTATTTAAAGAAGAGACCTCACCGGCGGAGAACACAACGGAGGAGGAAAACGATGGTGGTGTTGAAATAGAAGATTGA
- a CDS encoding uncharacterized protein (unknown protein; FUNCTIONS IN: molecular_function unknown; INVOLVED IN: biological_process unknown; LOCATED IN: endomembrane system; BEST Arabidopsis thaliana protein match is: unknown protein (TAIR:AT3G11060.1); Has 12 Blast hits to 12 proteins in 2 species: Archae - 0; Bacteria - 0; Metazoa - 0; Fungi - 0; Plants - 12; Viruses - 0; Other Eukaryotes - 0 (source: NCBI BLink).) has protein sequence MEKKISDMDVFVCRGIWYIMTLLSLFGLSKSLNLLWPPGDSSSQSFRDGAVSVTTFYAVTLLRYLFFTAPPSACYKEFTTKLERVPQVLFSTFSANLALALPLIYELLTNKEFELSMSLFTISLFTGGLGLIQLSDKFRMEIGHALYTLFLGWLSCLFSMSNNLYRDSDTFSAYRAIEDKLDTHAMTTLSI, from the exons atggagaagaagattagtGATATGGATGTGTTTGTTTGCAGAGGAATATGGTATATAATGACTCTACTCTCACTTTTTGGCCTCTCCAAATCACTCAATCTTCTCTGGCCACCTGGAGATTCATCGTCTCAGTCCTTTAGGGACGGTGCGGTCAGTGTCACAACATTCTACGCAGTGACGCTACTCAGATATCTTTTTTTCACCGCTCCTCCTTCCGCTTGCTACAAGGAGTTTACTACAAAGTTGGAGAGAGTACCTCAGGTTTTGTTTTCGACATTTTCCGCAAATTTAGCGTTGGCATTGCCCTTAATATATGAGCTATTGACAAACAAAGAGTTTGAATTGTCCATGTCGTTATTCACCATCTCGTTGTTCACCGGAGGGTTAGGGCTGATTCAGCTATCGGATAAGTTTAGGATGGAGATCGGACATGCTTTGTACACGCTCTTCCTCGGTTGGTTATCTTGTCTCTTTAGCATGTCTAACAATCTATACCGGG ACTCGGACACTTTCTCTGCCTACCGAGCAATAGAGGACAAGCTTGACACACATGCTATGACTACACTTTCTATCTAA